From Cellulomonas oligotrophica, a single genomic window includes:
- a CDS encoding CobW family GTP-binding protein, giving the protein MSRRSRTPVVVLSSLDPVERDAVVVGLLMDSPRVVAVRHDIHDDEGGGQIRRVVADATGTVEDETVPLEHACLSCAVREDALPTLARLAADGRWDAIVLALPVSAESLPVVRALGWAMRPREPLARLRLADVVTTVDLATFEHDLLGDDLLDERELALTLEDRRSVGEALAAQVTHADVVLVSGEASPVASDLLDHVRAADSRRVDGRYGVDVHELVAREHRVVEGERRLDPWYAAPVPGAPTAHGVWTLDLRSDRPLHPERLVHEVHRLGDGPFRARGRFWVPSRPDTLCVWDGAGGQLSIGAAGPWGRRTPETRIVVTGTGDERPALVEAFEEILLTPAEMSRGLGEWLGRPDVLAPWLGDRTAA; this is encoded by the coding sequence TTGAGCCGTCGCAGCCGCACGCCCGTCGTCGTCCTGTCCTCCCTCGACCCCGTCGAGAGGGACGCGGTCGTCGTCGGGCTCCTCATGGACTCCCCGCGCGTCGTCGCCGTCCGCCACGACATCCACGACGACGAGGGCGGCGGCCAGATCCGCCGCGTCGTCGCCGACGCCACCGGCACGGTCGAGGACGAGACCGTGCCGCTCGAGCACGCGTGCCTCTCGTGCGCCGTCCGCGAGGACGCCCTGCCGACGCTCGCGCGCCTCGCCGCCGACGGCCGCTGGGACGCGATCGTCCTCGCGCTGCCCGTCAGCGCCGAGTCCCTGCCCGTCGTCCGCGCGCTCGGCTGGGCCATGCGCCCGCGCGAGCCGCTCGCCCGCCTGCGCCTGGCCGACGTCGTGACCACCGTCGACCTGGCCACGTTCGAGCACGACCTGCTCGGCGACGACCTGCTCGACGAGCGCGAGCTCGCCCTGACGCTCGAGGACCGCCGCTCGGTCGGCGAGGCCCTTGCCGCGCAGGTCACGCACGCCGACGTCGTGCTCGTCAGCGGGGAGGCCTCGCCCGTCGCGTCCGACCTGCTCGACCACGTGCGGGCCGCGGACTCCCGCCGCGTCGACGGCCGCTACGGCGTCGACGTCCACGAGCTCGTCGCGCGCGAGCACCGCGTGGTCGAGGGCGAGCGCCGGCTCGACCCCTGGTACGCCGCCCCCGTGCCCGGTGCCCCCACCGCGCACGGCGTGTGGACCCTCGACCTGCGCTCCGACCGGCCCCTGCACCCCGAGCGGCTCGTGCACGAGGTGCACCGCCTCGGCGACGGACCGTTCCGCGCCCGCGGCCGGTTCTGGGTGCCCAGCCGCCCCGACACCCTGTGCGTCTGGGACGGCGCGGGCGGGCAGCTGAGCATCGGCGCGGCGGGCCCCTGGGGGCGCCGCACGCCCGAGACCCGGATCGTCGTCACCGGGACCGGCGACGAGCGGCCCGCCCTCGTCGAGGCCTTCGAGGAGATCCTGCTGACGCCGGCCGAGATGAGCCGCGGGCTGGGGGAGTGGCTCGGACGCCCCGACGTGCTCGCCCCCTGGCTCGGCGACCGCACCGCCGCCTGA